A genomic region of Leptolyngbya sp. NIES-2104 contains the following coding sequences:
- a CDS encoding VOC family protein: MKIAKAWTTIAAVEFDRSVAFYRHLFQQEPQRFAPGKYAEFETTGIRLGIYHPTMEESPEKAPITLFPAMSLCVQIENLDNAIAHLEPEAHIGEIRSVSHGREAYAYDPDGNRIILYEPK; encoded by the coding sequence ATGAAGATCGCCAAAGCTTGGACGACGATCGCAGCCGTTGAGTTCGATCGTTCTGTCGCCTTCTATCGCCATTTATTTCAACAAGAACCGCAGCGTTTCGCCCCTGGAAAATATGCCGAGTTTGAAACGACCGGAATTCGACTCGGAATCTATCACCCGACAATGGAAGAATCGCCAGAAAAAGCGCCGATCACCTTGTTTCCAGCGATGAGTTTGTGTGTGCAAATTGAGAATTTAGACAACGCGATCGCCCATCTCGAACCCGAAGCGCACATCGGAGAGATTCGATCGGTTTCACACGGGCGAGAAGCTTACGCCTACGATCCCGACGGCAATCGCATCATTCTCTACGAACCAAAATAG
- the rpsN gene encoding 30S ribosomal protein S14 — translation MAKKSMVEREKKRERMVEKYAEKRTALKEQFAAATSQAEKLEIHRQIQQLPRNSAKVRVRNRCWATGRPRGVYRDFGLSRHCIREMAHAGLLPGVVKSSW, via the coding sequence ATGGCTAAAAAGAGCATGGTTGAGCGTGAGAAAAAGCGCGAACGGATGGTTGAGAAGTACGCCGAAAAGCGTACCGCTCTCAAAGAACAGTTTGCCGCTGCTACTTCTCAAGCTGAAAAGCTGGAAATTCACCGTCAGATTCAACAGCTTCCCCGCAACAGTGCAAAAGTGCGGGTACGGAATCGCTGTTGGGCGACGGGTCGTCCAAGAGGCGTGTATCGTGACTTTGGACTGTCACGCCACTGCATCCGTGAAATGGCACACGCAGGATTACTGCCGGGTGTCGTTAAATCGAGCTGGTAA
- a CDS encoding class I fructose-bisphosphate aldolase, translating into MTATLSAPQSVTSWLGDEGEDLLTHKAKVSKDLLHLPGPDFLDRIFLQSDRSPQVLRSLQQLYSFGRLANTGYISILPVDQGIEHSAGASFAPNPIYFDSENIIKLAIEGGCNAVATTLGVLGSVSRKYAHKIPFIVKLNHNELLTFPNQYDQVMFASVEQAWNLGAVAVGATIYFGSENSTRQIQEVSQAFALAHEYGMATILWCYLRNNAFKQDKDYHLAADLTGQANHLGVTIEADIIKQKLPEINNGYGAVAKATGQSYGKTDPKVYSDLTTDHPIDLTRYQVLNCYAGRAGLINSGGASGKNDFAEAIRTAVVNKRAGGTGLISGRKTFQRPFDEGVKLFHAIQDVYLSPEITIA; encoded by the coding sequence ATGACCGCTACACTCTCTGCGCCTCAGTCCGTCACATCTTGGTTAGGCGATGAAGGCGAAGACCTGCTAACCCATAAAGCGAAAGTTTCCAAGGATTTGCTGCATTTACCGGGACCGGATTTTCTCGATCGTATTTTCCTTCAAAGCGATCGTTCTCCTCAAGTGCTCCGGAGTCTTCAGCAACTCTATTCATTCGGACGATTGGCAAATACCGGATACATTTCGATTTTGCCTGTGGATCAAGGGATTGAACATTCAGCGGGCGCGTCGTTTGCTCCGAATCCGATTTATTTTGATAGCGAGAACATTATCAAATTAGCGATCGAGGGGGGCTGTAATGCTGTCGCGACGACGCTTGGCGTTTTAGGCAGTGTGTCGCGCAAATATGCTCACAAAATTCCGTTTATCGTCAAGCTCAATCACAATGAACTCCTGACATTCCCGAATCAATACGATCAAGTGATGTTTGCTTCAGTAGAACAGGCTTGGAATCTTGGAGCCGTTGCAGTGGGCGCGACGATCTATTTTGGCTCTGAGAATTCGACTCGCCAAATTCAGGAAGTCAGTCAAGCGTTTGCGCTCGCGCATGAATACGGAATGGCAACGATTCTCTGGTGCTATCTGCGAAATAATGCCTTTAAGCAAGACAAAGACTATCATTTGGCAGCAGATCTGACCGGACAAGCGAATCACTTAGGAGTGACGATCGAAGCCGATATCATCAAGCAAAAACTACCTGAAATCAACAACGGATACGGTGCAGTTGCGAAAGCTACCGGACAAAGTTACGGAAAAACTGATCCGAAGGTTTACAGCGATCTAACCACGGATCACCCGATCGATCTCACCCGCTACCAAGTTCTGAATTGCTATGCGGGACGAGCAGGATTGATCAATTCTGGTGGCGCATCGGGTAAGAATGATTTTGCCGAAGCGATTCGGACTGCTGTTGTCAACAAACGAGCAGGTGGAACCGGATTGATTTCGGGACGTAAGACCTTTCAACGCCCGTTTGATGAAGGCGTGAAACTGTTCCATGCGATTCAGGATGTTTATTTATCACCAGAGATTACGATCGCATAA
- a CDS encoding pyridoxal phosphate-dependent aminotransferase — protein sequence MKLAARVSQVTPSLTLAIDAKAKAMKREGIDICSFSAGEPDFDTPDHIKQAAADALKQGKTRYGPAAGEPILRDAIVSKLQRENGLTYQPENIIVTNGGKHSLYNLMMTLLDPGDEVIIPAPYWVSYPEMVKLAGGTPKIVKTTAETQFKITPDQLRQAITDQTKLFVLNSPSNPTGMVYTPDEIRAIAEVIVEKQIYVVSDEIYERLLYDGAEHLSIAAVSPEVFDRTIISHGFAKAYSMTGWRVGYLAGNADLIKAASKIQGHSTSNVCTFAQYGAIAAYEDPRSNESVELMRQAFAERRQAIFDLVSAIPGLNCAKPDGAFYLMIDISKLGKTSLEFCDGLLTEQKVAAIPGIAFDADDYIRLSYATDMSTIEKGIDRLAAFVKSKL from the coding sequence ATGAAACTGGCAGCACGAGTAAGTCAGGTTACGCCTTCTCTCACCCTTGCGATCGACGCAAAAGCAAAAGCAATGAAACGAGAAGGCATCGATATCTGTAGCTTTAGCGCAGGTGAACCGGACTTTGATACGCCAGACCACATCAAGCAGGCGGCAGCGGATGCCCTCAAACAAGGAAAAACCCGCTACGGTCCGGCAGCAGGTGAACCAATCTTGCGAGATGCGATCGTTTCCAAACTCCAGCGTGAGAACGGTCTGACTTATCAACCGGAAAATATCATCGTGACGAATGGCGGTAAACATTCGCTCTATAACTTGATGATGACGCTGCTCGATCCGGGCGATGAAGTAATTATCCCGGCTCCGTATTGGGTGAGTTATCCAGAGATGGTCAAACTCGCAGGTGGAACGCCGAAGATTGTTAAAACCACCGCAGAAACGCAATTTAAGATCACACCCGATCAACTCAGACAAGCAATCACGGATCAAACAAAGCTGTTTGTGTTAAATTCGCCCTCGAATCCGACGGGAATGGTGTACACCCCGGATGAAATTCGAGCGATCGCGGAAGTGATCGTCGAAAAACAAATCTATGTGGTTTCAGACGAAATTTACGAACGCTTACTGTACGACGGTGCAGAGCACTTGAGTATTGCGGCAGTAAGTCCAGAAGTGTTCGATCGCACCATTATTAGTCACGGATTTGCCAAAGCCTACTCGATGACCGGATGGCGCGTTGGATACTTGGCGGGCAATGCGGACTTGATCAAAGCCGCAAGTAAGATTCAGGGACACAGCACCTCGAATGTCTGTACGTTTGCTCAATATGGCGCGATCGCAGCGTATGAAGATCCGCGATCGAATGAATCGGTCGAATTGATGCGGCAAGCGTTTGCAGAACGGCGACAAGCAATTTTTGATCTCGTCAGTGCGATTCCTGGGTTAAATTGCGCGAAACCTGACGGTGCGTTTTATCTGATGATCGACATCAGCAAATTAGGAAAGACCTCACTAGAGTTTTGTGATGGATTGTTGACTGAACAAAAAGTCGCGGCGATTCCGGGGATTGCGTTTGATGCAGATGATTATATTCGGCTGTCATACGCAACGGATATGAGCACGATCGAGAAAGGCATCGATCGTTTAGCGGCGTTTGTGAAATCGAAACTTTAG
- a CDS encoding hydantoinase B/oxoprolinase family protein — protein sequence MLKVFADRGGTFTDLVAVTEDQKIIDRLSLSPERFQITSLAGQFWIVIYKLLSEQPEQYQDAVIQGIRDILGLSRDQSIPPETVEVVKMGTTVATNALLERKGERTLLLITEGFRDALTIGYQNRPNIFAREIVLPERLYEQVIEVKERYTAQGEELVPIMSEEEARLTTLLQQAYENGIRAIAIAFLHSYRYPQHEQQISAIAHKVGFVQVSVSHEVSPLMKLIRRGDTTVVDAYLSPILRRYVDQVGAALMQQGSTTKLEFMKSDGGLTEAQRFQGKDSILSGPAGGIVGAVKTSTAAGFDKIIGFDMGGTSTDVSHYHGEYERTFETEVAGVRLCAPMMSIHTVAAGGGSVLQFDGSRYRVGPESAGANPGPACYRKGGPLTVTDCNVRLGKIQPEFFPHVFGTEGNLPLDRAIVDQKFAALTADIQAKTGDTRTDEQVAAGFLAIAIDKMANAIKKISVQRGYDVTQYTLCCFGGAGGQHACLIAEALGMSKIFIHPFAGVLSAYGIGLADVRTLKEKAIEAPLSGEQIPVLERTLSALDAESRSEIIAQGVNRDRIETLFKVRLRYQGTDSALTVNFDQAETMRSQFEEIYQQRYGFSMTDKGLVVEAVSVEAIAHADPITEPLISEDRTIPLSSIATVQIYTKGAWRDTPIYRRQDLKPGDRISGSALILEPTGTNVIEPGWCAELTPQNYLILSKIKEVKELLTTTIETTPDPVLLEIFNNLVRAIAEEMGITLQNTSYSVNIKERLDFSCAIFDRNGQLVANAPHIPVHLGSMSESVSSLIRARGNTLKPGDAFASNNPYNGGTHLPDITVITPVFVGNSPMFYVASRGHHADIGGITPGSMPPHSTTINQEGILLDNVQIVDRGKFQEAELLELLTTGHYPVRNPVQNLADLQAQIAANERGVQELRRIVEQYGLEVVQAYMQHVQNNAEESVRRVIDVLKPGRFDYLMDDHSRICVDIQIDRTTRSAHIDFTGTSPQQSTNLNAPLAICKAVVLYVFRTLVNDDIPLNAGCLKPLEIIVPEGCLLNPRPPAAVVAGNVETSQAIANALYGALGVMAASQGTMNNFTFGNEQHQYYETICGGSGAGEPFDGADAVQTHMTNSRLTDPEVLEWRFPVLVEAFSIRSHSGGLGKHRGGNGAIRRIQFREPMTAAILSGHRIVPPFGLAGGQFGEIGRNFVVRQDGSIESLTSKAEVSMNPGDVFVIETPGGGGFGAVSE from the coding sequence ATGCTCAAAGTATTCGCCGATCGAGGAGGAACGTTTACGGATTTAGTGGCAGTGACAGAGGATCAAAAGATCATCGATCGACTCTCACTTTCTCCTGAACGCTTCCAGATTACATCGCTTGCTGGTCAGTTCTGGATTGTGATCTACAAACTACTGTCAGAACAACCCGAACAGTATCAAGATGCAGTGATTCAAGGAATTCGAGACATTCTAGGTTTATCTCGTGATCAATCGATTCCACCTGAAACGGTTGAAGTCGTCAAGATGGGGACTACAGTCGCTACAAATGCGTTACTTGAACGCAAAGGTGAACGAACTTTGCTGCTAATCACTGAAGGCTTCCGAGATGCGCTCACCATTGGATATCAGAACCGTCCTAATATCTTTGCGCGGGAAATCGTTTTACCAGAACGACTGTATGAGCAAGTGATCGAAGTCAAGGAACGCTACACGGCTCAAGGTGAAGAGCTTGTTCCGATTATGTCCGAAGAAGAGGCGAGACTCACAACGCTGTTACAGCAAGCTTACGAAAATGGCATTCGAGCGATCGCGATCGCATTTCTACATAGTTATCGCTATCCACAACACGAACAGCAAATTTCAGCGATCGCTCACAAGGTTGGCTTCGTTCAAGTCTCGGTATCTCACGAAGTCAGTCCACTAATGAAGCTGATTCGGCGCGGAGATACAACGGTTGTCGATGCTTATCTTTCTCCGATTTTGCGGCGCTATGTGGATCAAGTCGGAGCCGCATTAATGCAACAAGGATCGACGACTAAGCTAGAGTTTATGAAATCGGATGGGGGACTGACCGAAGCACAACGATTTCAAGGCAAGGATAGCATTCTTTCAGGACCTGCGGGCGGGATTGTGGGAGCAGTTAAAACCAGTACTGCTGCGGGATTTGACAAAATTATTGGTTTTGATATGGGCGGCACTTCGACAGATGTGTCTCACTATCACGGCGAGTACGAGCGCACCTTTGAAACCGAAGTTGCAGGAGTGCGATTATGTGCGCCAATGATGTCAATTCACACTGTTGCAGCGGGAGGTGGATCAGTCTTGCAGTTTGATGGATCGCGCTATCGAGTCGGTCCAGAATCGGCTGGAGCAAATCCCGGACCTGCTTGCTATCGAAAAGGCGGACCGTTAACCGTAACCGATTGTAATGTTCGCTTAGGCAAAATTCAGCCCGAATTCTTTCCACACGTGTTTGGAACTGAGGGAAATCTACCGCTCGATCGAGCAATTGTGGATCAAAAATTCGCCGCGCTCACCGCAGACATTCAAGCGAAAACCGGAGACACTCGCACCGATGAACAAGTCGCGGCTGGATTTTTGGCAATTGCGATCGACAAAATGGCAAATGCGATCAAAAAAATTTCAGTCCAACGCGGCTATGATGTCACGCAATACACGCTCTGTTGCTTTGGGGGTGCAGGGGGACAACATGCTTGTCTCATTGCTGAAGCGCTAGGCATGTCAAAGATATTTATTCATCCATTTGCAGGAGTTCTGTCGGCTTACGGGATTGGACTTGCAGACGTGCGAACTTTGAAAGAGAAGGCAATAGAAGCTCCTTTAAGTGGAGAACAAATTCCTGTACTAGAGCGAACCTTGTCAGCACTCGATGCAGAAAGTCGATCGGAAATCATCGCTCAAGGAGTGAATCGCGATCGCATTGAAACTCTGTTCAAAGTACGTTTACGCTATCAAGGGACGGATTCTGCATTGACGGTGAACTTCGATCAAGCCGAAACGATGCGATCGCAATTCGAGGAAATCTATCAGCAGCGCTACGGATTTTCCATGACCGATAAAGGTTTAGTGGTTGAAGCGGTTTCGGTCGAAGCGATCGCACACGCAGACCCAATCACCGAACCTTTGATTTCCGAAGATAGAACGATTCCACTCAGTTCAATTGCAACAGTTCAAATCTACACCAAAGGAGCTTGGCGGGATACACCTATCTATCGTCGTCAAGATCTAAAACCTGGCGATCGCATTTCTGGATCTGCTCTGATTTTAGAACCGACTGGGACTAATGTGATTGAACCAGGATGGTGTGCAGAACTTACACCACAAAACTATCTGATCCTAAGCAAGATCAAGGAAGTTAAAGAACTATTGACTACAACGATCGAGACAACGCCTGATCCAGTGCTACTAGAGATTTTTAACAATCTCGTTCGTGCGATCGCGGAAGAAATGGGCATCACTCTGCAAAATACAAGCTACTCGGTCAACATCAAAGAACGCCTCGATTTTTCCTGTGCCATCTTTGATCGAAACGGTCAACTTGTCGCAAATGCACCTCATATTCCAGTGCATCTAGGCTCAATGAGCGAAAGTGTCAGCAGTCTCATTCGTGCACGAGGAAACACACTCAAACCCGGAGATGCCTTTGCCTCGAACAATCCCTACAACGGTGGAACCCATCTACCTGATATCACGGTGATCACCCCAGTATTTGTCGGAAACTCACCGATGTTTTATGTTGCTTCTCGTGGACATCATGCAGACATTGGAGGCATTACACCTGGTTCAATGCCGCCGCATAGTACCACGATCAACCAAGAAGGAATCCTACTTGACAATGTGCAAATCGTCGATCGAGGAAAGTTTCAAGAAGCAGAACTCTTGGAGTTACTTACGACAGGTCACTATCCCGTTCGCAATCCAGTTCAAAATTTAGCAGATTTGCAAGCTCAGATTGCAGCGAATGAACGCGGTGTTCAAGAGCTTCGTCGCATTGTTGAACAATATGGATTAGAAGTAGTACAAGCTTATATGCAGCACGTCCAGAACAATGCAGAAGAATCAGTGCGGCGTGTGATCGATGTGCTCAAACCCGGTCGCTTTGACTATCTGATGGATGATCACAGTCGAATTTGTGTCGATATTCAAATCGATCGCACAACTCGTTCTGCCCACATCGATTTCACCGGAACATCTCCCCAACAATCGACAAATCTCAACGCGCCTTTAGCGATCTGTAAAGCCGTTGTTCTCTATGTGTTCCGCACTCTGGTCAATGATGATATTCCACTCAATGCGGGCTGTCTAAAACCGCTCGAAATCATTGTTCCAGAAGGCTGTTTACTCAATCCGCGTCCGCCTGCTGCGGTCGTCGCTGGAAATGTCGAAACCTCACAAGCGATCGCGAATGCTCTCTACGGCGCACTCGGTGTGATGGCAGCTTCTCAAGGCACGATGAATAATTTCACTTTCGGTAATGAGCAGCATCAATACTATGAAACGATCTGCGGCGGTTCTGGAGCCGGAGAACCATTCGATGGAGCCGATGCGGTTCAAACTCACATGACTAATTCACGCCTGACTGATCCAGAAGTTTTAGAGTGGCGCTTTCCCGTGTTGGTTGAAGCCTTTTCGATCCGATCGCACAGTGGCGGACTCGGAAAACATCGAGGTGGAAATGGAGCCATTCGTCGCATTCAATTTCGCGAACCGATGACCGCTGCTATTTTATCCGGGCATCGAATTGTGCCACCCTTCGGTTTAGCAGGCGGTCAATTCGGTGAGATCGGACGCAATTTCGTTGTTCGGCAAGATGGCTCGATCGAGTCCCTCACGAGTAAAGCCGAAGTGTCCATGAATCCAGGCGATGTCTTTGTGATTGAAACGCCTGGAGGTGGAGGATTCGGCGCTGTTTCTGAGTAA
- the nth gene encoding endonuclease III: protein MTTTRRLSAKKQRALEILVRLKKLYPEAPCTLDYETPVQLMVATILAAQCTDERVNTVTPALFRRFPDAAALAGADVSELENLVRSTGFYRNKAKNIQAACQLIMEKYGGEVPRSMEDLTSLPGVARKTANVVSAHAFGVNLGVTVDTHVKRLTYRLGLTKNTEPVKIERDLMKLLPQPDWENWSIRLVYHGRAVCNARSPQCDRCVLADLCPSAHLADPPVKKA, encoded by the coding sequence GTGACTACTACTCGACGACTTTCTGCAAAAAAACAACGAGCCTTAGAAATTCTGGTGCGGCTAAAAAAGCTTTATCCTGAAGCGCCCTGCACGTTGGATTATGAAACTCCGGTTCAGTTAATGGTGGCAACGATCCTCGCGGCTCAATGCACCGATGAACGAGTCAATACCGTAACGCCTGCCTTGTTTCGCCGCTTTCCTGATGCGGCAGCACTGGCAGGCGCTGACGTTTCTGAGCTTGAAAACTTAGTGCGATCGACCGGTTTCTACCGCAACAAAGCCAAAAATATCCAGGCTGCCTGTCAACTGATCATGGAAAAATACGGCGGCGAAGTTCCTCGATCGATGGAAGATCTCACCAGTCTCCCCGGAGTCGCCCGCAAAACCGCGAATGTCGTTTCCGCTCACGCTTTCGGAGTCAATCTCGGTGTCACTGTCGATACGCACGTGAAGCGATTAACCTACCGATTAGGCTTAACCAAAAATACCGAGCCTGTGAAAATCGAACGGGATCTGATGAAACTCTTACCGCAACCAGACTGGGAAAACTGGTCGATTCGATTGGTCTATCATGGTCGCGCAGTGTGCAATGCTCGGAGTCCACAGTGCGATCGATGCGTTCTCGCGGATCTTTGCCCCTCTGCCCATCTTGCAGACCCACCCGTCAAGAAAGCCTAA
- the rseP gene encoding RIP metalloprotease RseP — translation MSVLAVILLLAVLIFVHELGHFLAARLQGIYANRFSIGFGPILFKYQGEQTEYALRALPLGGFVGFPDDDPESTIPPDDPNLLKNRPVLDRAIVISAGVISNLIFAYFILVGQMAVVGLPTIDYNPGVIVPEAIAQDVAAQAGIQNGDLVVAINGKPLGASEAAMNTLRQTIETSPGIPLNLSIERKGQPVTVNLTPKDDNGRGKIGVKLQPHFKVQPNGKIVYYKHPSNPIGVFTMAANEFQRIVVLTVQGFGQLISNFSNTANQVAGPVAIVATGAKIAQNDFASLFNFTALISINLAVINILPLPALDGGQLAFLLVEGLRGKPVPSKIQDGVMQTGLMLLLGLGVFLIIRDTVNLIPQ, via the coding sequence ATGTCTGTTCTGGCGGTTATTCTTCTTTTGGCAGTTCTGATCTTCGTGCATGAATTGGGGCATTTCCTAGCAGCGAGGCTTCAGGGCATTTATGCGAATCGATTCTCGATCGGGTTTGGTCCGATTTTGTTTAAATATCAGGGTGAGCAAACCGAGTATGCACTGAGAGCTTTACCGCTCGGTGGCTTCGTCGGATTTCCTGATGATGATCCAGAAAGCACGATCCCGCCAGATGACCCGAATTTGTTGAAAAATCGCCCAGTGCTCGATCGAGCGATCGTCATCAGCGCAGGGGTAATCTCAAACTTAATCTTCGCCTACTTTATTCTCGTCGGGCAGATGGCAGTCGTCGGACTACCTACGATCGACTACAATCCGGGCGTAATTGTCCCCGAAGCGATCGCGCAAGATGTCGCGGCTCAAGCAGGAATCCAAAACGGCGATCTGGTTGTCGCAATTAACGGAAAGCCATTAGGCGCATCCGAAGCGGCGATGAATACTTTGCGACAAACGATCGAAACCAGTCCGGGGATACCTTTGAACTTGTCGATCGAGCGCAAAGGTCAGCCCGTCACCGTGAATCTCACCCCGAAAGATGACAACGGCAGAGGAAAGATCGGCGTTAAATTACAACCGCATTTCAAAGTGCAGCCGAATGGCAAGATCGTGTACTACAAGCATCCGAGTAACCCGATCGGCGTTTTCACGATGGCGGCGAATGAATTTCAGCGGATTGTCGTGCTGACGGTTCAGGGCTTTGGTCAATTGATCAGCAACTTCAGCAACACAGCAAATCAAGTCGCGGGACCTGTCGCGATCGTGGCTACAGGCGCAAAAATCGCTCAAAACGATTTCGCCAGCTTGTTTAATTTCACTGCATTAATCAGTATCAACTTAGCGGTGATCAACATTCTGCCACTTCCCGCGCTCGACGGTGGACAGCTTGCTTTTCTCTTAGTTGAAGGTCTGCGTGGAAAGCCTGTTCCGTCCAAGATCCAAGACGGCGTAATGCAGACCGGATTAATGCTATTACTGGGATTAGGCGTTTTTCTGATCATCCGTGATACGGTGAATCTCATTCCTCAGTGA
- a CDS encoding SDR family oxidoreductase, whose translation MENDRLMVQDPRKQYPQPPFPKQPQPVPGLAQEMQPQPDHGEQSYKGSGKLVGRKALITGGDSGIGRAVAIAFAREGADVAISYLPSEESDAKAVIELIEQSGRKAVALPGDITDEQFCQQLVGNAVSSLNGLDILVNNAGVQKSYPSISDIPTEHFDKVMKTNLYAMFWITKAAVPHLKPGASIINTTSIQGYQPSASSLDYAMTKAAIADFSKALSKQLIEQGVRVNAVAPGPFWTPLQPTGGQTQDKIEKFGSEVPLGRPGQPVEIAPVYVLLASQEGSYITGEVYGVTGGTGIA comes from the coding sequence ATGGAAAATGATCGCTTAATGGTACAAGATCCGCGCAAGCAGTATCCGCAACCCCCTTTTCCGAAACAGCCGCAACCTGTACCAGGACTGGCTCAAGAAATGCAGCCCCAACCGGATCACGGTGAACAGAGCTACAAAGGCTCTGGAAAGCTTGTGGGTCGAAAAGCATTGATCACCGGAGGCGATTCTGGAATCGGGCGTGCGGTTGCGATCGCATTTGCGCGAGAAGGAGCCGATGTTGCAATTTCTTATCTTCCAAGCGAAGAGAGCGATGCGAAAGCGGTGATTGAATTGATCGAACAATCTGGACGCAAAGCGGTAGCACTTCCGGGCGACATCACTGATGAACAATTCTGCCAGCAGCTTGTTGGAAATGCGGTATCATCGCTCAACGGACTCGATATTCTCGTAAACAATGCCGGGGTACAGAAGTCGTATCCCTCGATTAGCGACATTCCGACCGAGCACTTTGACAAAGTGATGAAAACGAATCTATATGCGATGTTTTGGATTACCAAGGCAGCAGTTCCTCACCTAAAGCCTGGTGCTTCTATCATCAACACGACTTCAATTCAGGGGTATCAACCTTCAGCGTCTTCGCTTGATTATGCGATGACGAAAGCCGCGATCGCAGATTTCAGCAAGGCTCTATCAAAACAACTAATTGAACAAGGAGTACGGGTGAATGCGGTTGCTCCAGGACCGTTCTGGACACCGCTCCAGCCAACGGGCGGACAAACACAGGACAAGATTGAGAAATTTGGTTCAGAAGTGCCGTTAGGACGACCCGGACAGCCTGTGGAAATTGCGCCTGTATATGTCCTGTTGGCTTCACAAGAAGGCAGCTACATTACCGGAGAAGTGTATGGCGTGACGGGTGGAACTGGCATCGCGTAA
- a CDS encoding MFS transporter, with protein MSREAAPISDDRTEAQISNLYAAWFFVPTLYFAAGLPYVLVNSASVILYKSLGIDNATLAFWTSILYFPWTIKLFWSPIVELYSTKRVWIVRAQLLMIACLSATAISLQLPQFFLLSWGCFAIAAFLSATQDTAIDGFYLLVLDPKAQAFYVGIRSTFYRIAMLFGSGLLVFVAGQLEFRIGARLAWTIVLALSALVFFILWIVHTFVLPEPETNSETQPALSTVYRSVIQSYFQQPKVGAVLAFILLYRLGEAMLVKLAAPFLLDAPEVGGLGLSTAQVGLAYGTLGSIALTLGGLLGGWLVSRYGVRLTLFPLAIALNLPHLFYVYLAYQSPSVQWIYLLVTIEQFGYGLGTAAYSFYLMMLATNLYKTSHFAISTSVMALGMMLPGLISGFIQQALGYRSFFWLVVGLSIVGMIPLLWIPIKDTEMVTDQK; from the coding sequence ATGAGTCGAGAAGCCGCTCCAATTTCAGACGATCGTACCGAGGCACAGATATCAAACCTTTACGCTGCTTGGTTCTTTGTGCCTACACTGTACTTTGCCGCAGGACTCCCTTATGTACTAGTTAACAGTGCTTCCGTCATTCTCTATAAAAGCTTGGGAATTGACAATGCGACGCTTGCATTCTGGACAAGCATTCTCTATTTTCCTTGGACAATTAAACTTTTTTGGAGTCCGATCGTCGAACTCTACTCAACCAAACGGGTTTGGATTGTTCGCGCTCAATTACTGATGATCGCCTGTCTCAGTGCTACCGCAATCTCATTACAGTTGCCTCAATTCTTTCTTCTATCTTGGGGATGCTTCGCGATCGCAGCTTTCCTCTCCGCCACACAAGACACTGCGATCGATGGATTTTACTTACTCGTGCTTGATCCGAAGGCGCAGGCTTTCTATGTGGGAATTCGATCGACATTCTATCGGATTGCTATGTTGTTCGGCTCAGGGTTGCTGGTCTTTGTAGCTGGACAACTAGAATTCCGAATAGGAGCACGACTCGCTTGGACAATCGTATTAGCGCTCTCTGCTCTCGTTTTTTTCATCCTTTGGATTGTTCATACATTCGTCTTGCCTGAACCCGAAACAAATTCGGAGACTCAACCTGCTCTTTCCACGGTCTACCGCAGTGTGATTCAAAGTTATTTTCAGCAACCGAAAGTAGGGGCAGTGCTGGCGTTTATTTTGCTATACCGACTTGGTGAAGCAATGTTAGTGAAACTTGCTGCTCCGTTTCTGCTCGATGCACCTGAAGTGGGAGGACTAGGACTATCAACGGCTCAAGTCGGATTGGCGTATGGAACGCTTGGGTCGATCGCGCTAACGTTGGGGGGTCTGTTGGGCGGTTGGTTGGTTTCGCGCTATGGAGTGAGGCTAACATTGTTTCCGTTAGCGATCGCGCTCAATTTGCCGCATTTGTTCTATGTCTATCTAGCGTATCAGTCTCCTTCAGTGCAATGGATCTATCTGTTAGTCACGATCGAGCAGTTTGGCTATGGACTGGGAACAGCAGCGTATAGCTTTTATTTGATGATGTTGGCAACAAATCTGTACAAAACATCGCATTTTGCAATTTCAACGAGTGTGATGGCGCTAGGAATGATGCTACCGGGACTGATTAGCGGATTCATACAGCAAGCATTGGGATATCGATCGTTCTTTTGGCTAGTCGTCGGATTGTCGATCGTGGGCATGATTCCATTGCTGTGGATTCCGATCAAAGATACTGAAATGGTGACTGATCAGAAATAA